In the genome of Treponema pedis, one region contains:
- a CDS encoding ABC transporter permease subunit translates to MEKIKQFIADFGIPRIIILLFLLSLFIAAPFVKVSIGASLSDIANRFGMNVLMVLAMVPMIQTGCGLNFGLSLGVIGGLLGSTLAMQLQLTGLLGFSTALFLTVIFSGLIGFGYSCILNKVKGEEMTIAMYIGFATVTFMAILWIILPYSNPSMVWAYSGEGLRTTITLEGYWLNILNNFLAFKIGSFRVPTGVILFAAVCMFLMKTFMRTRTGTALTAVGSNPDFARASGVSINRARTISIILSTICGGIGILLYQQSFGFIQLYKAPLYMAFPAVAAILIGGASVNKASILNVVVGTILFQGILSMTPSVINSVLQTDMSEVIRIVLSNGMILYALTRKTQTAR, encoded by the coding sequence ATGGAAAAAATTAAACAGTTTATTGCCGATTTCGGTATTCCGCGTATAATTATCTTATTATTTTTGCTGTCCCTTTTTATTGCAGCTCCTTTTGTAAAGGTAAGTATCGGGGCTTCGCTTTCGGATATTGCAAACCGCTTCGGAATGAATGTTTTAATGGTACTTGCAATGGTGCCGATGATTCAAACCGGCTGCGGGCTTAATTTCGGGCTTTCTTTGGGAGTAATCGGAGGGCTTTTAGGCTCAACCTTAGCAATGCAGCTGCAATTAACCGGTCTTTTAGGATTTTCGACGGCTTTATTCCTTACCGTTATCTTTTCAGGGTTAATAGGCTTCGGTTACAGCTGTATTTTAAATAAGGTAAAAGGCGAAGAGATGACCATTGCAATGTATATAGGTTTTGCAACGGTTACATTTATGGCTATTTTATGGATTATTTTACCGTACTCGAATCCGAGCATGGTTTGGGCATATTCCGGAGAGGGATTGCGAACAACCATTACCCTTGAGGGTTATTGGCTGAATATTTTGAATAACTTTTTAGCGTTTAAAATCGGCTCTTTTAGGGTACCGACGGGAGTTATTCTTTTTGCTGCCGTTTGTATGTTTTTGATGAAAACCTTTATGCGCACCCGTACGGGGACGGCGCTTACGGCTGTAGGTTCAAACCCCGACTTTGCCCGTGCAAGCGGTGTCAGTATCAATCGAGCAAGAACAATAAGCATTATTCTTTCTACAATCTGCGGCGGTATCGGTATATTGCTGTATCAGCAAAGTTTCGGTTTTATTCAGTTGTATAAGGCTCCTCTTTATATGGCATTTCCTGCCGTTGCGGCAATTTTAATAGGAGGGGCTTCGGTAAATAAGGCTTCAATATTAAATGTTGTTGTAGGAACGATTCTTTTTCAAGGTATTCTTTCGATGACGCCGTCGGTTATTAACAGTGTTTTACAAACCGATATGTCTGAAGTTATCCGTATTGTGCTTTCAAACGGAATGATTTTATATGCGTTAACGCGTAAAACACAAACGGCGAGGTAA
- a CDS encoding sugar ABC transporter ATP-binding protein, translating into MNTNNFLTLENITKDFSGTQVLQGVNFSLKSGEIIGLVGENGAGKTTLMSILFGMPVIKDTGGYGGRILIDGKEVIFKSPFDALDAGIGMVHQEFSLIPGFSAAENIMLNRELQTPSILSDLFTERLSALRRKEMNERAQNVLNELGVSIDAKTLISEMPVGHKQFTEIAREIDRDNVKLLVLDEPTAVLTESEAEILLKAVKRLSEKGIAVIFISHRLQEVIDICDRVVVLRDGKSIQDVKTSETDIPKIAEAMVGREITQNTAASENRQFGETVLEVKNLWVDMPGELVRNADFEVKKGEIFGIGGLAGQGKIGIPNGIMGIFPSGGTVKFKGKEIALNNTTQALLDGLAFVSEDRRGVGLLLDESLDWNIAFTAIQSKKQYLKKYLGGFIKLRDEKAMHALADKYIDMLQIKCTGSRQKAKELSGGNQQKICLAKAFCLEPELLFVAEPTRGIDVGAKALVLDALRKINKENGTTIVMISSELEELRSICDRVAIVFRGEVAGVLSPKEAPAEFALYMAGVK; encoded by the coding sequence ATGAACACAAATAATTTTTTAACGCTGGAAAATATCACTAAAGATTTTTCCGGTACGCAGGTTCTGCAAGGTGTCAATTTTTCACTGAAAAGCGGAGAAATAATAGGCTTGGTCGGCGAAAACGGAGCCGGCAAAACAACCCTTATGAGCATCTTGTTCGGAATGCCTGTTATTAAAGATACGGGAGGATACGGCGGGCGGATTCTTATCGACGGGAAAGAAGTTATTTTTAAAAGCCCGTTTGACGCTCTCGATGCCGGAATCGGAATGGTACATCAGGAATTTTCACTTATTCCGGGTTTTTCGGCAGCGGAAAACATAATGCTTAACAGAGAGCTGCAAACTCCTTCGATACTATCCGATTTATTTACCGAGAGGCTGAGTGCCTTACGGCGTAAAGAAATGAACGAACGCGCTCAAAACGTATTAAACGAATTGGGCGTTTCTATAGATGCAAAAACTTTAATTTCGGAAATGCCGGTAGGGCATAAGCAATTTACCGAAATTGCCCGCGAAATCGATAGAGATAATGTAAAACTCTTGGTTTTGGACGAACCGACGGCGGTTTTAACGGAATCCGAAGCGGAAATTCTTTTAAAAGCCGTAAAACGATTAAGCGAAAAGGGTATTGCGGTTATTTTTATCTCGCACCGCTTGCAGGAAGTTATAGACATTTGTGATAGGGTTGTGGTTTTACGGGACGGAAAGTCGATTCAAGATGTAAAAACTTCCGAAACCGATATTCCGAAAATTGCCGAGGCAATGGTGGGAAGGGAAATTACTCAAAACACCGCCGCTTCGGAGAACAGGCAATTCGGAGAAACCGTACTTGAGGTAAAAAATCTTTGGGTAGATATGCCCGGAGAACTCGTGCGTAATGCCGATTTTGAAGTGAAAAAAGGTGAAATCTTCGGTATAGGAGGGCTTGCCGGACAAGGTAAAATCGGTATTCCGAACGGAATTATGGGTATATTCCCTTCAGGCGGAACCGTAAAGTTTAAAGGAAAAGAAATTGCTTTAAACAATACAACACAGGCGCTTTTGGACGGACTTGCCTTTGTTTCCGAAGATAGACGCGGGGTAGGATTATTACTTGATGAAAGCCTTGATTGGAATATAGCTTTTACGGCAATTCAGTCTAAAAAACAATACTTAAAAAAATATTTAGGCGGTTTTATAAAACTGAGAGACGAAAAAGCTATGCACGCCCTTGCCGATAAGTATATCGATATGCTTCAAATAAAATGTACGGGAAGCCGGCAAAAGGCAAAAGAACTTTCGGGCGGAAATCAGCAAAAAATATGCTTGGCAAAAGCGTTTTGTTTGGAGCCTGAGCTTCTTTTTGTTGCGGAACCGACCCGCGGTATAGATGTGGGAGCTAAGGCCCTTGTTTTGGACGCTTTAAGAAAAATAAATAAAGAAAACGGAACAACGATTGTTATGATTTCAAGCGAGCTTGAAGAATTGCGCTCGATTTGCGACCGGGTTGCAATCGTATTCCGGGGTGAAGTTGCAGGAGTGCTTTCTCCTAAAGAAGCTCCGGCGGAATTTGCCCTCTATATGGCAGGAGTAAAGTAA
- the coaBC gene encoding bifunctional phosphopantothenoylcysteine decarboxylase/phosphopantothenate--cysteine ligase CoaBC, protein MKNIVLGVTGGIAAYKACEIASTLIKHNVNVDVIMTKNAENFINPLTFQAISKNRVITDMFEKINYWEIEHIALAKKANLFLIAPATANIIAKIANGIADDMLSTTALATKAKIIIAPAMNTDMYENPATQHNLEILKKRGVFIIEPISGNLACRDIGKGKMESPEKIVEAVLFYLNKTDTLAGKKVIVTAGASIEDIDPVRFITNRSSGKMGYALASQAALMGANVVLVTYKTDLTIPYGVEKTIKVRNAEDMYNAVLSEYETADIVIKAAAVADFTPKKIEMNKIKKSGNAFNLELVPTKDILAELGKRKKNRILVGFAAETENIETYALEKMKKKNLDLIVANNVLLPESGFASDNNTAVIYKKDGIKLETGKLTKRDLAGLILREAISGYRK, encoded by the coding sequence ATGAAAAATATTGTACTTGGTGTTACGGGCGGAATTGCGGCGTACAAGGCTTGTGAGATAGCTTCGACTTTAATAAAGCATAATGTAAATGTTGATGTTATAATGACGAAGAATGCGGAAAATTTTATAAATCCTCTTACTTTCCAAGCTATAAGTAAAAACCGTGTAATAACGGATATGTTTGAAAAAATAAACTATTGGGAAATTGAACATATCGCACTTGCAAAAAAAGCGAATCTTTTTTTAATTGCTCCGGCTACCGCCAATATTATTGCAAAGATTGCAAACGGAATAGCCGATGATATGCTTTCTACAACCGCATTGGCAACAAAGGCTAAAATTATTATAGCACCGGCGATGAATACCGATATGTATGAAAATCCCGCTACACAACATAATTTGGAAATACTGAAAAAAAGAGGCGTATTTATTATTGAGCCTATATCGGGAAACCTTGCCTGCCGCGATATCGGAAAAGGAAAAATGGAAAGTCCTGAAAAAATAGTAGAGGCCGTTTTATTTTATTTAAATAAAACCGATACTCTTGCAGGTAAAAAGGTTATAGTAACGGCGGGAGCTTCTATTGAAGATATAGACCCGGTGCGTTTTATTACCAACCGTTCTTCCGGAAAAATGGGTTATGCCCTTGCTTCACAAGCCGCCTTAATGGGGGCAAATGTTGTTCTTGTTACATATAAGACGGATTTAACAATTCCTTATGGAGTGGAAAAAACAATTAAAGTAAGAAATGCAGAGGATATGTACAATGCAGTATTATCGGAGTATGAAACCGCCGATATTGTAATAAAGGCCGCCGCCGTTGCGGATTTTACGCCTAAAAAAATTGAAATGAATAAAATAAAAAAAAGCGGAAACGCTTTTAATTTGGAGTTGGTTCCCACAAAAGATATTTTAGCGGAATTGGGAAAAAGAAAGAAAAATCGGATTTTAGTAGGCTTTGCCGCAGAAACCGAAAACATAGAAACTTATGCTTTGGAAAAAATGAAAAAAAAGAATTTGGATTTAATTGTAGCCAATAATGTTTTACTTCCGGAAAGCGGTTTTGCCTCGGATAATAATACTGCCGTCATATACAAAAAGGACGGTATTAAGTTGGAAACGGGAAAGTTGACCAAAAGAGATTTAGCCGGCTTAATTCTTAGAGAAGCGATAAGCGGCTATCGGAAATAA
- a CDS encoding DUF6672 family protein — protein sequence MIRIQSKKLKLILRISLGVCYVMLAVLMFVSGRTHTVLFENKKADDGSFTHLGSIEISFDGKEPQELFKGERDKILLRGQKHKIIVNFTDGREPFKGEFKIPLFEDTVLLSIPALVNKIPKAVIPFESESDASKEE from the coding sequence ATGATAAGGATTCAATCGAAAAAACTGAAACTGATTTTAAGGATTTCACTCGGTGTATGTTATGTCATGCTTGCGGTTCTTATGTTTGTTTCAGGCAGAACACATACGGTTTTATTTGAAAATAAAAAAGCCGATGACGGAAGTTTTACGCACCTCGGCAGTATCGAAATCAGCTTTGACGGTAAAGAACCGCAAGAACTTTTTAAAGGCGAGCGGGATAAAATTCTTTTACGCGGTCAAAAGCATAAAATTATTGTCAATTTTACCGACGGGAGAGAGCCTTTTAAGGGAGAATTTAAAATTCCATTGTTCGAAGATACCGTACTTCTTTCGATTCCGGCGCTTGTAAATAAGATTCCTAAGGCTGTTATTCCTTTTGAGTCCGAGTCCGATGCGTCCAAGGAGGAGTAA
- a CDS encoding ABC transporter permease subunit produces MVKISNRLKKFSPLDFLADNIVSLLFLVISFAAIPVSGLSAHHIIGEILTRIGRNSFLVFSLILPIMAGMGINFGMVLGAMAGQIGLIFAMDWNIGGIYGLVFAALIGMPLSVVLGWVAGSILNRARGREMVTSYILGFFFNGVYQFIVLYLMGSVIPMHNNAIRLSRGFGVRNTLELAPVRQVLDKTFSFSIAGLRIPVLSYLIIIALCLFIVWFRKTKLGQDMRAIGQNQHVSNSAGIAVEHTRIVSIIISTVLACIGQIIFLQNMGNMSTYNAHDQTGFFAAAAILVGGASVSRVTIKNVFIGVVLLHFLYIVTPMAGQQLLGSAMIGEYFRDFAGYAAIALSLVLYAARNQRNAEKKRSELRVQSEGKK; encoded by the coding sequence ATGGTTAAAATAAGTAATAGATTAAAGAAATTTTCACCGCTTGATTTCTTAGCGGATAATATCGTTTCGCTTTTGTTTCTTGTAATTTCATTTGCGGCAATTCCCGTTTCGGGGCTTTCCGCACACCACATAATAGGAGAAATTTTAACCCGAATCGGAAGGAATTCGTTTTTAGTGTTCTCGCTTATCTTGCCCATTATGGCAGGTATGGGTATCAATTTCGGTATGGTGCTTGGTGCTATGGCAGGGCAAATAGGTTTAATTTTTGCTATGGATTGGAATATCGGCGGAATTTACGGGCTTGTTTTTGCGGCGTTAATAGGTATGCCTCTTTCGGTAGTACTCGGCTGGGTAGCAGGTTCCATTTTAAACCGCGCACGCGGCAGGGAAATGGTTACCAGCTATATTTTGGGCTTTTTCTTTAACGGCGTATATCAGTTTATCGTTTTGTACCTCATGGGTTCCGTTATTCCGATGCATAATAACGCAATACGGCTTTCACGCGGTTTCGGGGTTCGTAATACGCTTGAATTGGCTCCTGTCCGCCAAGTGCTGGATAAGACTTTTTCTTTCAGTATTGCAGGTTTACGAATTCCCGTGCTTTCGTATCTTATTATAATTGCTCTTTGTCTTTTTATTGTCTGGTTCAGAAAAACGAAACTCGGGCAGGATATGCGGGCTATCGGGCAAAATCAGCACGTATCGAATTCGGCAGGTATCGCCGTAGAGCATACCCGCATTGTTTCGATTATAATTTCGACGGTGCTTGCCTGTATCGGGCAGATTATCTTTTTGCAAAATATGGGAAACATGAGTACCTACAATGCACACGACCAGACGGGCTTTTTTGCGGCGGCTGCGATTTTGGTAGGAGGCGCTTCGGTAAGCCGGGTAACAATAAAGAACGTATTTATCGGTGTTGTACTTCTTCACTTTTTGTATATCGTTACGCCTATGGCAGGACAGCAGCTTTTGGGTTCCGCAATGATAGGCGAATATTTTAGGGATTTTGCAGGTTATGCGGCAATCGCTCTTTCTTTAGTTTTGTATGCTGCAAGAAATCAGCGTAATGCCGAAAAAAAACGTTCGGAATTGCGGGTGCAATCGGAGGGAAAAAAATGA
- the gatB gene encoding Asp-tRNA(Asn)/Glu-tRNA(Gln) amidotransferase subunit GatB: MIKAGNLEYEIIIGCEIHCQLLTKTKAFCSCENRYGGIPNTRVCPCCLGLPGALPVVSKEYVEAGIKAGYALGCKINAFSKFDRKHYFYPDLVKGYQITQFYTPLCEDGSIEINLAGQNEEPEFKKVRIERIHLEEDVGKSLHIEGSHSYIDYNRSGVPLIEIVSKPDMSSPEEAARYMQTIREILKFVGVTDGNMEEGAMRCDANVNLRILDGGKEFRTQISEIKNMNSFKTIKDACTYEAARQLAEYNSGERIEFKPGFKRTMGWDEPAGKTVIQRTKTIAEDYRFIPEPDLRALNLTCEFINKVCSSVGELPEAKRLRFKKQYGLSEFDVQTLTSDKSLAQWFEKAALKSKDPKKAANWVLAEVLAVLNESNIGLNELKFGAEDLADLVNCLEDGKITSKQAKEVFAEMVLSGKKPSTIITEKGMEQVSDSSVIEKIVEEVLAENAAAVEDWKNGKTNVAGWLMGQVMQKSEGKANPKQAASFVNKRLNELKL, encoded by the coding sequence ATGATTAAGGCGGGGAATCTTGAATACGAAATTATTATCGGCTGTGAAATACATTGTCAACTTTTAACCAAAACAAAGGCTTTTTGCTCCTGCGAAAACCGCTACGGCGGAATTCCGAATACACGCGTGTGTCCGTGCTGTCTGGGCTTACCCGGAGCCCTTCCGGTTGTAAGCAAAGAATATGTAGAGGCCGGAATTAAGGCAGGTTACGCCTTAGGCTGTAAAATAAACGCTTTTTCCAAATTCGACCGTAAGCATTATTTTTATCCCGACCTTGTAAAAGGTTACCAAATAACCCAGTTTTATACGCCGCTTTGCGAAGACGGCAGTATCGAAATAAACCTTGCAGGGCAAAACGAAGAACCCGAGTTTAAAAAAGTGCGTATCGAAAGAATTCACCTTGAAGAAGACGTAGGCAAGAGTTTACACATTGAAGGAAGCCACAGCTACATAGATTATAACCGCTCGGGAGTTCCTCTAATCGAAATTGTTTCAAAGCCGGATATGTCAAGCCCGGAAGAAGCGGCGCGTTATATGCAAACAATTCGTGAAATTTTAAAATTTGTCGGAGTAACGGACGGTAATATGGAAGAGGGGGCTATGCGCTGCGATGCAAACGTCAACTTAAGAATTTTAGACGGGGGCAAAGAATTCCGCACTCAAATTTCCGAAATTAAAAATATGAATTCGTTTAAAACAATAAAGGACGCCTGTACATATGAAGCCGCCCGCCAGCTTGCCGAATACAACAGCGGAGAAAGGATTGAATTTAAGCCGGGATTTAAACGAACTATGGGCTGGGACGAGCCTGCGGGAAAAACCGTAATTCAGCGTACAAAAACCATTGCCGAAGATTACAGGTTTATACCGGAGCCTGATTTAAGAGCACTGAATTTAACATGCGAGTTTATAAACAAGGTTTGCTCTTCCGTCGGTGAATTGCCCGAAGCAAAACGCCTTCGCTTTAAAAAACAATACGGACTTTCCGAATTCGATGTACAAACCCTAACTTCCGATAAAAGCCTTGCACAATGGTTTGAAAAAGCGGCCTTAAAATCAAAGGACCCGAAAAAGGCGGCCAACTGGGTACTCGCCGAAGTGCTTGCCGTTTTAAACGAAAGCAATATTGGCTTAAACGAATTAAAATTCGGAGCTGAAGACCTTGCAGATTTGGTAAACTGTTTGGAAGACGGAAAAATTACGAGTAAGCAGGCAAAAGAAGTTTTTGCCGAAATGGTATTAAGCGGCAAAAAGCCTTCTACAATAATTACGGAAAAAGGAATGGAACAGGTAAGCGATTCTTCGGTTATAGAAAAAATAGTAGAAGAAGTCCTTGCCGAAAACGCCGCCGCCGTAGAGGACTGGAAAAACGGAAAAACAAATGTTGCGGGCTGGCTTATGGGACAGGTTATGCAAAAATCCGAAGGTAAGGCAAACCCCAAACAGGCGGCAAGTTTCGTAAATAAAAGATTAAACGAGCTGAAGTTGTAA
- a CDS encoding DUF3798 domain-containing protein gives MKRKALFGFILLSALIISIIGCNKKDDGSQMSSKDMGAAYHIGIMTGTVSQSEDDLRGAEELIRLYGSVKDGGMIQHITYPDDFMSQQETTISQIVALADDPKMKAIIVNQGIPGTAEAFKRVREKRPDILLFAGEAHEDPLVIDAAADMVASQDFISRGYTIAWAAKQIGAKHFVHISFPRHMSYQTLGLRRQILEEACKDLGMEFHFETAPDPTSDVGTAGAQQFILEKVPQWVEKYGKETCFFCTNDAHTEPLLKQLFAYGGMFIEADLPSPLMGYPGALGIDLSAEKGDFQKILKKVEAAVIEKGGKGRFGTWAYSLGFTVSAGLGEYARRVIDGEAKLHNMAHLSEAFGKFTPGAKWLSAAYIDASTGVRSKNHALMFMDTYVFGQGYLPSTQQEINEKYYNIKFSN, from the coding sequence ATGAAAAGGAAAGCATTGTTTGGGTTTATTTTATTGTCCGCATTGATTATTTCAATAATCGGCTGCAATAAAAAAGACGACGGATCTCAAATGTCTTCTAAAGATATGGGTGCCGCATATCACATCGGTATTATGACCGGAACCGTTTCGCAATCCGAAGATGATTTACGCGGTGCGGAAGAACTTATCAGACTTTACGGCTCTGTAAAGGATGGCGGAATGATTCAGCATATCACCTATCCCGATGATTTTATGTCACAGCAGGAAACTACAATCTCTCAAATTGTAGCCTTAGCCGATGACCCCAAAATGAAAGCGATTATCGTAAATCAGGGAATACCGGGAACGGCTGAAGCTTTTAAACGCGTACGCGAAAAGAGACCCGATATTCTTCTTTTTGCAGGCGAAGCGCATGAAGACCCGCTCGTAATCGATGCCGCAGCGGATATGGTAGCTTCTCAGGATTTTATCTCGCGAGGTTATACTATCGCATGGGCTGCAAAACAAATCGGAGCGAAACACTTTGTTCATATTTCCTTCCCGCGCCACATGTCCTATCAAACTTTAGGACTCCGCCGCCAAATCCTTGAAGAAGCATGTAAGGATTTAGGTATGGAATTCCATTTTGAAACCGCTCCCGACCCGACCAGCGATGTAGGAACCGCCGGTGCCCAACAGTTTATTTTGGAAAAAGTTCCGCAGTGGGTTGAAAAATACGGAAAAGAAACTTGCTTTTTCTGTACAAACGATGCTCATACCGAGCCCTTGTTAAAACAGCTTTTTGCATACGGCGGTATGTTTATCGAAGCGGACCTTCCTTCTCCCTTAATGGGTTATCCCGGAGCTTTGGGTATAGACTTATCTGCGGAAAAAGGCGATTTCCAAAAAATCTTAAAAAAGGTTGAAGCGGCGGTTATCGAAAAAGGCGGAAAGGGCAGATTCGGAACATGGGCTTATTCTTTAGGCTTTACCGTTTCGGCGGGTTTGGGCGAATATGCGCGGCGCGTTATTGACGGAGAAGCAAAATTACACAATATGGCTCATCTGTCGGAAGCTTTCGGAAAATTTACTCCCGGAGCAAAATGGCTGAGTGCCGCATACATCGATGCAAGTACCGGTGTCCGCTCAAAGAATCATGCGTTAATGTTTATGGATACCTATGTTTTCGGTCAAGGGTATTTGCCGTCAACACAACAGGAAATTAACGAAAAATACTATAACATTAAATTTTCCAACTAA
- a CDS encoding SDR family NAD(P)-dependent oxidoreductase has product MVVKKIAVITGGTSGIGLETAKALIKKDWFVYTVSRRNFNFFPEEKSFHFSSDITDETAVKTVFAKIWEREKRLDLLVCAAGFGISGAVEFTDIERAKKQFDVNFFGAFLSLRTAFPYMRMQGFGKILTVGSIAGEIAIPFQAFYSASKAALGKLVEAFNAEASPFGICCSLIMPGDVATPFTEIRNKSEEGNDIYGGRISRSISKMEKDEKDGMSAEKLGAFIAFLAEKKKLKFCYPYNGKYAFLLWLYRILPRSFALFLIKIIYAE; this is encoded by the coding sequence ATGGTTGTAAAAAAAATTGCGGTGATAACCGGAGGTACAAGCGGCATAGGATTGGAAACTGCAAAAGCTCTTATTAAAAAAGATTGGTTTGTATATACCGTAAGCCGTAGAAACTTTAATTTTTTCCCCGAGGAAAAAAGTTTTCATTTTTCTTCGGATATTACGGACGAAACTGCCGTTAAAACCGTTTTTGCAAAAATATGGGAAAGGGAGAAGAGATTGGATTTACTCGTATGTGCGGCAGGCTTCGGAATTTCGGGTGCCGTGGAATTTACGGATATTGAACGGGCAAAAAAACAGTTTGATGTAAATTTTTTCGGAGCTTTTTTGTCTTTACGTACGGCCTTTCCCTATATGCGTATGCAGGGTTTCGGAAAAATTTTAACCGTCGGTTCAATTGCAGGTGAAATAGCAATTCCTTTTCAAGCCTTTTATTCCGCTTCAAAAGCCGCTTTGGGAAAACTTGTTGAAGCTTTTAATGCCGAAGCCTCTCCTTTCGGTATTTGCTGCTCCTTAATTATGCCCGGAGATGTTGCCACTCCATTTACCGAAATTAGAAATAAATCGGAAGAAGGTAATGATATTTACGGCGGAAGAATAAGCCGGAGTATTTCTAAAATGGAAAAAGATGAAAAAGACGGTATGAGCGCGGAAAAGTTGGGCGCATTTATTGCGTTTTTGGCTGAAAAAAAGAAGCTGAAATTTTGTTATCCGTATAACGGAAAATATGCGTTTTTATTATGGCTTTACCGAATTCTGCCCCGCAGTTTTGCTCTTTTTTTAATTAAAATAATTTATGCGGAATAA
- a CDS encoding Nif3-like dinuclear metal center hexameric protein, with protein MNAFELDLYFKNLLNIEFFKTADVSQNGLQVGNSGKKIKKAAFAVDACKAVISIAKERKADMLFVHHGLFWSKSLLITGIHYERIKMLLDSDIALYAVHLPLDAHPLYGNNAGLSARLSLEDKKEFGLYHGINIGFYGNLPLKNNEGLSIDETVSLLFPDGEKPADILPFGKKKIKSVGIISGGAAENISEAVDLNLDLYITGEIEHVTYHTALENKINVIAGGHYQTETVGVRLVAKKLESDTGIETCFIDVPTGF; from the coding sequence ATGAACGCATTTGAACTTGACTTATATTTTAAAAATCTTTTAAATATCGAATTCTTTAAAACTGCCGATGTTTCGCAAAACGGCTTACAAGTCGGCAATTCAGGTAAAAAGATAAAAAAGGCGGCCTTTGCGGTAGACGCGTGTAAGGCGGTTATTTCCATTGCAAAGGAGCGAAAAGCCGATATGCTTTTTGTTCACCACGGACTTTTTTGGAGTAAGAGCCTTTTAATAACCGGTATTCATTACGAAAGAATAAAAATGCTTTTGGATTCCGACATTGCCCTATATGCGGTTCACCTTCCTTTGGACGCTCACCCCCTTTACGGGAACAATGCGGGGCTTTCGGCAAGGCTTTCTTTAGAAGATAAAAAAGAATTCGGTTTATATCACGGAATAAATATAGGCTTTTACGGAAACCTTCCTTTAAAAAATAACGAAGGGCTTTCAATAGACGAAACGGTTTCTCTTCTTTTCCCCGACGGAGAAAAGCCTGCCGATATTCTTCCTTTCGGAAAAAAGAAAATAAAAAGCGTAGGAATAATTTCAGGCGGAGCTGCGGAAAATATAAGCGAGGCCGTTGACCTTAATTTGGATTTATATATTACAGGCGAAATCGAACATGTTACGTATCATACCGCTCTTGAAAATAAAATAAATGTAATTGCAGGCGGGCATTACCAAACCGAAACCGTAGGCGTAAGGCTCGTTGCAAAAAAGTTGGAAAGCGATACGGGTATCGAAACCTGTTTTATCGATGTGCCTACAGGATTTTAA
- a CDS encoding CPBP family intramembrane glutamic endopeptidase gives MKKEKLTVLRWYDIGALTFILFAYAIYTSTAFLISFMVQPEISGNVMPVKNASDFSDYDNYFTLLLQLIFLLLGFIYLKFRKFDFKTWPVKFSIKAFIWGVLFFLIISLCMDIYNLLVYYIPYLVFPGVFMQVISGIKFSTVLYAVLNGFYEEIFFLGICTSVQTKYKKWAFLYSLIVRISFHTYNGIYTAVGLGLILGILFYFLYEKTNPKNLLPFFIAHAIADILGLSVIGYFYYA, from the coding sequence ATGAAAAAAGAAAAATTAACCGTATTGCGTTGGTATGATATAGGAGCTCTTACATTTATTCTATTTGCGTATGCAATTTATACATCTACGGCGTTTTTGATTTCGTTTATGGTGCAGCCTGAAATTTCGGGAAACGTTATGCCGGTTAAAAATGCCTCCGATTTTTCGGATTATGATAATTATTTTACTTTGCTTCTACAGTTAATATTTTTATTGCTTGGTTTTATTTATTTAAAATTTAGAAAATTCGATTTTAAAACTTGGCCCGTTAAATTTTCCATAAAGGCTTTTATTTGGGGCGTATTGTTTTTTTTAATTATATCGTTGTGTATGGATATATACAATTTACTTGTTTACTATATTCCGTATTTGGTTTTTCCCGGCGTATTTATGCAAGTTATTTCCGGAATTAAATTTTCTACGGTTCTTTATGCTGTTTTAAACGGCTTTTATGAGGAAATATTTTTTCTGGGAATTTGTACTTCCGTACAGACTAAATACAAAAAATGGGCATTTCTTTATTCGCTGATAGTAAGAATAAGTTTTCATACATATAACGGAATATATACTGCTGTAGGGTTAGGCCTTATTTTAGGTATTCTTTTTTATTTTTTATATGAAAAAACAAATCCTAAAAATCTTTTACCCTTTTTTATTGCACATGCAATCGCTGATATCCTGGGGCTATCGGTGATAGGCTATTTTTATTATGCATAA